The DNA sequence TTGGCTGCGATAACCGCGTTAGTCCGTCATAGATCTGTTCGCCGTAGTACAACGTCTAGAGCCGCACTTCGTAGTGTCAATTGGTGCGATACGTCATGGAGAAAAAAGTTATCGACCGGGTATAGTACCAATAGCGGGAGTGTGGTCTACTCCCATTGGCCTCGTGTCGTGCGCTAACGTGTCGGCCGATGGATATCGGGCCAACGACAAATGTCATCGGAGGACCCACCGATGCAAATAGTCGACAGCTTAACGGGCTTAGTGAGACGGTTTTAGGCTTCATGGGGTCTCGTCTCCATGTCACGGGATCGAAATGAAAGGGATGTGGTGCCACTGTACCTACTGAAACTCTGCTGTAGCCGCTGTAgtgcagcaacaacaactTGATGAGTCTGGTGTTTTCATGCTATCGTGATATTTATTCGTCATCTGAAACGTTCAAATCGTTCCTCTTCTGCGAACCTCTTGTTTACACGCTCAATCGTTGCGGCGTCGTATACTTCTTCTAGACTCTTTTGGCCCTTCAAAACCTCTCTTTCATGCTTGCTAGCCTCTTCTTTTGTCATGAGCACCAAGTCGTTCATCCTCAAGGAACTGTGCTTCTGGCCAGGTGTACGTTGATCGACGAAGTTTTGAGCCGGCTTCTTCCATCTCGACAGAATTAAGCGTGTAGATACACCACTAATTATACTTTTCCCACTATAAACTTCTTCTACCAGGTAGCCCACATCGGCTTGGGTGATGGGGATTTTGAGACCTAGAGGGTCTTCGTTAAACAATGCACGAGCTAGACGTTCCTCAGCGCCCTGGAGAGCTCCTAGAATGCCGTCATACATCTTATCACGGGACTTTGCCGATAGGTATTCGTGAGGGTACTCAGCGATTGAAAGGATGACATGGTTTGCGACTGCGAGCCCAAAGATTGCTGGCATAGTTCCCAGGACCGGTAGAATCCTCACGCGAAAATCTGCAAGAACACCCAACTCTCCGACGTTGCCCTTCGCAAACTCTTCTTCAGAGAGCGGCTGAAGTTCGGCTTTCCCTGGGCCGGGCCTCTCAGTGGAATATACGACTGGGATGCCGTCCTTGACGCCTTTCAACCGCAGTTTTCTCCTAGTGGTCTTTGACAGGGGGTCGTCTGTGCTGGCTGAGATGTCGCCGATGAAGATTTTCGTAGGATCAGACTTGCAGGCTGCACCCATGGAGGAAATGACTTTGAGGTTGTTCATATAACAGTATGCTAAAAGTGCCACCTTGCTGTCAATGTTGTCGATGGCGTCAATGACAAAATCCGGTTGCTGGCCGTTCAGAGGCGCTAGTTGTGCCGCCGCAGTATGTTCGCTGAAAAGTTCGTTCCGGCATTCAAAGTGCGTCCAAGGAGTTATTTGCTCAAGTCGCTTTCGGAGACAATGTACTTTGGGCGTTCCGACATCAGCTAAAGTTGCTACAGCGTGTCGATTTAGAGAAGATAATGTGACCTGGTCAAAGTCGATGAGCCGAATTTTGGAGCATCCAGAGCGAGCCAGAGCCGCCGTTGCATGTGAGCCGACGCCACCACAACCGACTACAACCACAAAAGCATTGCGTAACTTGCGGAGCCCCGAATCTGTGAGGAAGACTCGATTCCTCGCCAGCTGTTCAAGGATTAAATCTATAAATCTGGTGAGAACTTGAATCGACACTTTGAAGATACAATCTCGTACCATCATCGTAGTCACCTTTCCTCGCTCTTGCAGCTAGTGCCATACTTCGCTCATCTTCTTTACTTGGCGCAAAGATCTTTGAAGCGGCACCATATTCAGTTAGCTGTTGAAAGTCAGCTGTTTTGCCTGAACATGTACACGTCTTTCTCCGACAAGTTCAATGTGATGTAGGTCTACTTACTCTCGACGAGCGATGGTCGTCACTGATTTCTGGAATGGATGCTTTCAGGTCTGCCACTCTCATCATACGTCGGGCCTTTTGGAAACCGAGAATCGCACTG is a window from the Pyrenophora tritici-repentis strain M4 chromosome 7, whole genome shotgun sequence genome containing:
- a CDS encoding moeb-ThiF domain containing protein, with product MPSWVSRATENHNAQLITTAAVSGFVVGSAILGFQKARRMMRVADLKASIPEISDDHRSSRLTEYGAASKIFAPSKEDERSMALAARARKGDYDDDLILEQLARNRVFLTDSGLRKLRNAFVVVVGCGGVGSHATAALARSGCSKIRLIDFDQVTLSSLNRHAVATLADVGTPKVHCLRKRLEQITPWTHFECRNELFSEHTAAAQLAPLNGQQPDFVIDAIDNIDSKVALLAYCYMNNLKVISSMGAACKSDPTKIFIGDISASTDDPLSKTTRRKLRLKGVKDGIPVVYSTERPGPGKAELQPLSEEEFAKGNVGELGVLADFRVRILPVLGTMPAIFGLAVANHVILSIAEYPHEYLSAKSRDKMYDGILGALQGAEERLARALFNEDPLGLKIPITQADVGYLVEEVYSGKSIISGVSTRLILSRWKKPAQNFVDQRTPGQKHSSLRMNDLVLMTKEEASKHEREVLKGQKSLEEVYDAATIERVNKRFAEEERFERFR